In Zobellia roscoffensis, the following are encoded in one genomic region:
- a CDS encoding DUF4249 family protein, producing MYKYIQISLLFVLLCSACQDPVDADELLNVEGSTYILGYLSPSDTLLSIHVSNTIPAVGSPLDNYSNETNKERLTIKDAEVIISDEQNNEINLIYNSEKRNYQANASEFDIVEGSTYFLRVSANNSNFTSSCTIPKKINSITEKITLEFENEYSRQYILDIAFQDIIGKNNFYLIGGKIETEEQGQLYEWPLDFELNSFLTDAIGDGETLRQNSSFGFGYTEEVVTARVTLQVTNVEEILYLNRRATFLNDYNDGNPFVEYSIASNNIEGENVVGVFAGYQLTEKVIEYELKQEAPY from the coding sequence ATGTATAAATATATTCAGATAAGTTTATTGTTCGTTTTACTGTGTAGTGCCTGTCAAGACCCCGTAGATGCCGATGAGTTACTTAATGTAGAAGGTAGTACCTATATACTTGGTTATCTATCACCATCGGACACTTTGCTCAGTATACACGTATCCAATACCATACCAGCTGTAGGCTCTCCACTGGACAATTACAGTAATGAAACAAATAAAGAGAGATTAACAATAAAAGATGCAGAAGTCATTATAAGTGATGAGCAAAATAATGAAATTAACCTCATATATAACTCGGAAAAAAGAAACTATCAAGCCAATGCATCAGAGTTTGATATTGTTGAAGGCAGCACTTATTTTCTGAGGGTTTCTGCCAATAATAGCAACTTTACCTCAAGTTGTACCATCCCGAAAAAAATAAACTCGATTACCGAGAAAATAACTCTAGAATTTGAAAATGAGTACTCAAGACAATACATATTAGACATTGCTTTTCAAGATATTATTGGTAAAAACAATTTCTACCTAATTGGTGGCAAGATAGAAACAGAAGAGCAAGGACAATTATATGAATGGCCATTGGATTTTGAACTGAATAGCTTTTTGACCGATGCTATTGGAGATGGAGAAACTTTGAGGCAAAATTCATCTTTTGGATTTGGTTATACAGAAGAAGTCGTTACTGCTAGAGTAACACTACAAGTAACAAATGTTGAAGAAATTCTTTATTTAAACCGTCGTGCTACTTTTTTAAATGATTATAATGACGGAAACCCGTTTGTTGAGTACAGTATTGCATCTAACAACATTGAAGGCGAAAATGTTGTGGGTGTTTTTGCTGGTTATCAGCTTACTGAAAAGGTAATTGAATATGAGTTGAAACAAGAGGCACCCTATTAA
- a CDS encoding TonB-dependent receptor: protein MSRPTCKPKSGIHKNIGPLLIFKSNHQTLNQAEKKYTISGYITESGSGEHLLGVSIYVPELKLGTTTNDYGFFSLTLPEGNHEIIISYIGFGSERRQVNLMEDKILSIALKPSSENLDEVVVTADERIRESKVTQMSTVQIKPADIQDIPALLGEKDVLKTLQLMPGIQGGSEGSSGFFVRGGTPDQNLIILDDAVVYNSNHLFGFFSVFNGDAIKSVEAFKGGFPARFGGRLSSVIKLDMKDGNKEKLSGKVNIGLISSSALLEGPINKGKTSFIASGRRTYADIMARPFIESKKGNRTGYYFTDFNFKIHHIFSPKDKLFWSNYFGQDKFYDNSVYNDGDKDKSRLQWGNITSTLRWNHQFNNKLFSNTSLIFSNYKFKLLIEEDFEDQQYLFKSSSGINDYTLKTDFDYYPNSKHTIRFGANATRHNFTPQRLLLKDEFNSDIDKEQELNSFEGAVYVEDDWKLTDKLSLSPGIRLSYFNYKDKHYINPEPRLALSYNMKPDLAFKASYSRMNQYIHLLSSSGIGLPTDLWVSSTDNIKPQTSQQLAIGVAKDFFDKDYSVTLEGYYKTLDDVIAYKEGASFLAIDDFETGKNTNWEENITSGQGWAYGAEILFRKQTGPLTGWLGYTLSWSERQFDELNLGNKFYDRYDRRHDISLVGIYKPNEKITLSGTWVLSTGNNYTLPNQQRIANAVDFPIFNNDMYSSFTGTEDFTTQRNNFRGETSHRLDLGIQFHKKKKKNRERIWGVLLYNSYARRNPFIYTIEDKNYDSYAPKPIEKELIRTSVLMLIPSINYTFKF from the coding sequence ATGAGCAGACCTACTTGCAAGCCCAAAAGTGGAATTCACAAAAATATTGGACCACTTTTAATTTTTAAAAGCAATCACCAAACTCTCAATCAAGCCGAAAAAAAATATACCATTAGTGGGTACATTACTGAAAGTGGAAGCGGAGAACATCTCTTGGGAGTTTCCATTTATGTACCCGAATTAAAATTAGGCACCACAACAAATGACTATGGATTTTTCTCTTTAACTCTTCCCGAAGGAAATCACGAAATCATTATTTCATACATTGGTTTTGGAAGTGAAAGGCGACAAGTAAATTTAATGGAAGACAAAATTTTATCGATTGCATTAAAACCTTCTTCTGAGAATCTTGATGAAGTAGTTGTTACTGCAGATGAAAGAATAAGGGAGAGCAAGGTTACCCAAATGAGTACCGTTCAAATAAAACCTGCAGACATTCAAGACATACCCGCCTTGTTAGGCGAAAAGGATGTTCTTAAAACTTTGCAACTCATGCCAGGTATTCAAGGCGGCTCAGAAGGTAGTTCCGGTTTCTTTGTTCGTGGTGGCACACCGGACCAAAACCTAATTATCTTAGATGATGCCGTTGTTTACAACTCCAACCACCTTTTTGGCTTTTTCTCGGTCTTTAATGGTGATGCCATTAAATCTGTAGAAGCGTTCAAAGGTGGTTTTCCCGCTAGATTTGGCGGACGGTTATCCTCCGTTATTAAATTGGATATGAAAGATGGTAATAAAGAAAAGCTATCTGGCAAAGTCAACATAGGTCTTATATCCTCTTCTGCCCTACTTGAAGGCCCTATCAATAAAGGAAAAACCTCTTTTATAGCCAGTGGACGCCGTACCTATGCAGATATTATGGCACGTCCCTTTATAGAAAGTAAGAAAGGAAATAGAACAGGGTATTATTTCACAGATTTCAACTTTAAGATTCACCATATATTCAGCCCCAAAGACAAATTGTTCTGGAGTAATTACTTTGGGCAAGATAAGTTCTATGACAACAGTGTTTATAATGATGGCGATAAAGATAAATCTAGACTGCAATGGGGAAACATCACCTCTACCCTTCGTTGGAATCACCAATTTAACAACAAGCTTTTCTCTAACACTTCACTTATTTTCAGCAACTATAAATTTAAGCTGTTAATAGAAGAAGATTTTGAAGACCAACAATACCTCTTCAAAAGCAGCTCAGGCATTAATGATTACACATTAAAGACTGATTTTGATTATTACCCCAACAGCAAGCATACTATTAGATTTGGCGCCAATGCAACCCGACATAACTTTACACCGCAGCGCTTGTTACTCAAAGACGAATTTAACTCAGACATAGATAAAGAACAAGAACTGAATTCTTTTGAAGGGGCTGTATATGTAGAAGATGATTGGAAACTTACCGACAAGTTAAGTTTATCACCTGGTATTAGGCTCAGCTATTTCAATTACAAAGACAAACATTACATTAACCCAGAACCGAGGTTAGCACTATCTTATAACATGAAGCCAGACCTTGCGTTTAAGGCCTCTTATTCTCGTATGAACCAATACATTCATCTCTTATCTAGCTCGGGTATTGGTTTGCCTACAGATTTATGGGTATCATCTACTGATAATATAAAACCACAGACCTCCCAACAGCTTGCTATTGGTGTTGCCAAAGATTTCTTTGACAAAGACTATTCCGTAACTCTTGAAGGCTATTACAAGACCTTAGATGATGTTATTGCTTATAAAGAAGGAGCCTCTTTCTTAGCTATTGATGACTTTGAAACCGGCAAGAATACTAATTGGGAAGAAAATATTACTTCGGGACAAGGCTGGGCCTATGGCGCAGAAATACTTTTTAGAAAGCAGACCGGCCCCTTAACCGGTTGGCTCGGCTATACATTATCATGGTCTGAACGTCAGTTTGATGAATTAAACCTAGGTAATAAATTTTATGACCGTTATGATCGTAGGCACGATATATCATTAGTAGGAATTTATAAGCCAAATGAAAAAATAACCCTATCAGGTACTTGGGTACTATCAACAGGTAACAACTACACCTTGCCCAACCAGCAGCGTATAGCCAATGCTGTAGATTTCCCCATTTTCAACAATGACATGTATAGCAGCTTCACTGGTACGGAAGATTTTACCACCCAACGCAATAATTTTCGCGGAGAAACAAGCCATAGGTTAGATTTAGGAATCCAATTTCATAAAAAGAAAAAGAAGAATAGGGAACGTATTTGGGGAGTGTTACTTTACAATTCTTACGCAAGAAGAAACCCTTTTATATACACTATTGAAGATAAAAATTATGACTCTTATGCCCCAAAACCGATTGAAAAGGAATTGATACGAACATCTGTACTTATGCTGATACCATCTATTAATTACACTTTTAAGTTTTAA